The Chitinophaga sp. Cy-1792 genome contains the following window.
GCACTAAGGAACTGTGCTAATTCAGCGGTGGAGATATCACGTTTGATGATACGCCCTTCACTGTCGAGCAGGAAGTTGGTAGGAAAAGCCTCTACAGAAAGATCTGCGGCTTTCACCCCGGCCAGATCGAGATATTGCGGCCATGTCAGCTGATATTTGGCAATAGCTTCCTTCCAGGCGGGAATCATTGCCTTATTATCTGTGGATACACCTTTTATCGTAAAGCCCCGGGCGTTGTATGTTGCATATATTTTCCTGTACTCCTCAAACTCGCTGATACATGCTGAACAATGGCTAAACCAGAAATCTATCAGCGTATATTTTTCTTTTGAACCTCCCAGTAGTTTTACAGGTGCATTACTGGTATCAGCCAGCGCCAGTGAAGGAAACTTTGCGCCTATCGCAGTTATGGCTGCCTGATCCAGTCTGCGCTTTAGTGCCGTACCTGTATAGGAAGCTCTAACGGCAGGGGATAAACGATCGAATGCCTGTTTGTACAGCTCATCGTAGCTATCTTTTAACCGAAGCACTAATTCCCACAGGGCAGCATAAGAGTCCGGGTGACTGATAACATAGTTGTTCAAAATTTTCTTTCTATTGATGATAATACTATCATGCTGGTGATTATAATTAGCGGTAATCGAGTCTGTCAGCTTATGCTCCTTTCCCAACGCAAAAAATATATTGCGAATACTATCCCTATAATTATCTGTCTGTACAAATGCCGGCAACAGTTCCTGCTTACGCTCGATTGTATTTTTATTTTCCAGTTCAGGTATCTTTCCGCTGGCATTAAAATCACAGGTAACCTGCTGTGCGCCGGGCTCTACAAGGAAGTAATCAGAAACATAAACTGCAACCGGGCTTTTCCGAACATATAACCTGAACTGATAGGGATAAGAACAGGTATCCGAAATTACAAACCTGCCACCTTCGATATGAGCGGTATATTTGCCCTTGCCTCCGGGATAATAGGCGTCATCTCCCGCCGGCAACATCGTCACCGTTCCTGTATCTACATTTATTTTCCCTTCCAACTTAAAGAAAGACTGCGCTTTTACCACGTGCAGTCCAGCGCAAATAAACAATGCAGACAACAAAATGAAGCGGATCGTTTTCATATAATATGCAGATTAATAATGGAACATGCAGGCCCGCGGCCCCTGTTTCCAAAATACAAAAATGCCCACCTCACATCTGTTAAAAAATTCAAAAAACGTATCCGCAGCGTAGCAGCCTTTGGATTGGCCTGATAAATCCTGCTACAGTACTACATCAGCATATACTTATCTACTCAAATAAATCCTGCGTTATACTTTCTTCTGATCTTTAATATACATACCTCCCATTTCAGTCATCTTTCCTAAATAGTTATTTTGTATTTTCCAGTACAGCCTGTTATACCGCTCTGCTCCATGCGTTGCAAAATCAGGATGAATACTGGCAATAGCGTTATTGCTCAGGTCACAATTTTGAATACGCGTTCTTGCAAAATGCGCCGGCAGTTCGGTAATCTGGTTGTTATGAATCCAGAAATAATCATAGTAGGAGCTCACAACTGCTGCTTCCGGCAATGCTGTGATGTTATTATCATTGGCATAAAATTCACGCAGTCTGGATGTGAAGAGCGTTGCATCCAATACAGTAAGCTGATTATGCGAGATATCCAGGTGTGAAAAACTGGTTTTATCAGCCTTAAAAGACAATGTTTGCAGGCCATTGCGGGAGAGATTCAGGGTATCCCACGAAATGGCAGCATTTCCATTGGCAGCATATAGTAATTCAGTATCTATCTGCGCAATTTTATTGGACCGCAGCAGTAATTTAGACAGATTAAATTTAGCTAGAAAATAAGGAAACTGACTGATCTGATTATTTGAAAAATCAAGGTCCTGCAACCCCGACAGCTGCGCCAACTCTTCCGGCAATTTCGTCAGTTTATTATATTTCAACTCCAGCTTTTCCAGCTTGCTCATGTTAAAAACTGCCGCCGGCACCTGCGTCAGCTGATTATAGCCCAAACACAGTGTTTCCAGCTGTTTAAAGGCATCCAGCCATTCCCAGTTTTTAAGTTTTAGTCCGGATACATCCAGGGTTGTTAATCGCTCCAGCGGTTGAAGGATGCTACCATCTTCCACACTATTATACGCTATCTCCAGCCGCTCAAGCTGTGTCAGCGCTCCAATTGCCGCAGGTATGACGATATTACACTTATTCAGCAACAGCTCTTTACAAGTTGGCATGTCACGCAATACCCGAATGGCAGCGTCAATATCAAACTGTTCGCAGCCTTCAAAATGCCAGTTTTGTATATCCGTAAAATAAATAGTTTCAGGAGGTAAGGAAAGTCCCTTCACGCCTTTCATACTAAAGGTTTTCCTACCTTCCGTGCTGATGGTAGCAGCGATGGTATGGTGCATGAACCGGAATATCATGTTATCAATATCCGGGTTTCTCAAAATATAATTGAGTTTATAATCTGTGTCGCCCCCCATTCGTAGCGACAAGCGCCGGGAACCTTTTATGTGTTGCAGGAACGATGGTGAGCCAAATTTTGTATATAAAGAGGTGGCCTTTTTACTGATATCCTGATCAGTATGTGCCAGCATCACGGCTGCCAGTATGCTCTGTATAGTTTTATTGGCGCCTCCTGTAGCGATTATCTCGAATGCAAGCGCGTAATTTTCTGCCTGGTTACTGGTCAGCAACTGTAGCAGGTGTGTGTTTGAACTTTCGTTCTCTTCCTGTAACAGCCAGTGGTCCGCCCCACTTACCAACACCTGTTTCAGCTGATCAGCAGTGATCACCTCCACATTACCGGCTAAAAATGGAAGGAGTTGTTCCACGGTAGTGCTATTGCCAATTACGACAATTACCCCTTCCCCATCAGCCTTATTATCTGCCTTAATACCATGCGGCTGTAGCTTTTCATTAATAGACTTCATACTTTCCCCTTTCAGCTTTTCCAACAGGCGCAAGGTAACTTTTCGTTGTTCCCGTATAGCCGCTTCCAGTGAGTTTGGCAAAAGTTTATTCAATGCCGTTATATTTTGTGAAGCAAGTCCAAATAAAACCTGTAGCTGAAAATCACTGAAAGACTTATTCGCTGTTTGCTCGCGGAACCCGGGGATTATATTTCCATAATCACTGGCCATTTTAACATGTCTGGTTAGCCCGATAGTAAGCTGCGAAACGCCGTAATTGTGGTAATCCAATCTTTCCAGCCGGTCCAGCAATGGTATATTTTCCATTGCCAGCAATACGTTTGCATCTTCCTTCCCACCAATTTGTATGTCCAGCTTTTTTAATTTCGGTAAACTTTTAATCAGCTGGATTATCTCCGGTACTTTGCCGGTATTTTTTTTCTTCTCGGGCAGATGCAGGTCGGTGAGCGATTGAAGCAGGCTGATATTATACGGAAAGGTATTGCCGCGATAACCAACCAGTATCAGCTCTTCCAATACCGGCAAAGTAGCCAGTCGGGAAGCTTCTTTATTGAAGTCCATATTGGAACTATTCAACCGCAGCGACCTGAGGTACTGCATCTGGCTGATGCTTTCCGGGAATGTTTTTATATTAATGCCGATATCCAGTTTTTCCAGGTGCAGCAAAGTATCAAAAGAAGCCGGCAGACTGGTACAACCTTTTATGTGAATGGTAAGTTCTTTCACCAGGGGGTATTGCAGAAAGAAATCCTCCTGCAATGGCGGAAGCACGCCATTATAATCATAAATACTCAGGTGGTGGCTATAGGGATTAAAAGAGATATGCTTATCGGCATTCATCGTTACTTACATTTTAGTTAATAGTAATTTTGCAATAGCAGGGATGCCATACAATTTTTTCAGGCTTTTATTGGTGGAGCTTACCAGTTCCTGCGCCATGGCTAATCGCAGGTCGTTTGGAATAAAAGGCAGCAGTATAAATGCCTGCAGGTTTTCAAAAGCTTTGGCTTTGAGTTCTTCTTTCATGTTCAGCAAGTGATTGGTGAGTCGTGTCATCATCACTGACAAGATATCCATGCGCTTAGTGGTACCATCTACCAATTCTTTGAGCTGCCCTTCTATGACCTGGAAGTTAGGTGCATTTAATATTTCTTCCGGCGGAATAAGTTTATCCATATCCATATTGATGAAGGTGATGAAAGCCACGGTGGTGGACTCATCCAGACATCCGTCTCCCAGTATCTTCACCAGGTCCAGGTTAGCACGAAGGTCTTTTATCGGCGCCAGTGCATGAAAGAACTGTACCAGTGAGCGGGGTGTTGTTCTGCTGCCGCTTACTATTTCCGGATAGGTGAGTACAAAGTTGATACCCCTTGGATCGATACCTGCACCTTCTGCCCATCTGGCCCATGTTTTCACATCAAACTCCATTGTAACATGCATCATACGGGTCAGCATGGCATCATCCATTGCCGATACGGAATAGTCGCCCCCATCGGGGTTGGCGGTGAGTACGATCATCCATCCCGGCGGAAAGCGCCAGCTTACCAGTTCATAGTTTTGCAGCAGTTGCATAATACCGCGAAGAATGCGGTCATCGGCACGGTTTACGTCATCTATGAGAAAAATACCGGGGCCCGGTGTGGTAGGCACCCAGTCTGGTGCGGCAAACTGCGTAGTGTCGTTGGCGTTAGCATGGGCAATTCTGGGCATTCCCAGCAGGTCGCCCATTTCCTCAAACTGGGCAGGGGCGATGTATACAAACTGGAAGCCCTGGTTATGTGCAAAGTCTCGTACCAATTCTGTTTTCCCGATACCATGAAGCCCCCAGATGCATACTGGCGTTGGTCTCCTGGTTTCAGTACCGGATAAATGCTGTTGTGTCACATGCTCCAGTAATCGCTGTACATGATCTGCGTTCACTTTGGCACCGTAAGTACTAAAATTAAACTGTTGGTTTTTGGACATAGTTGTTACTCAGAATATAATAGGTTGCAAAAATAGAAACTTGTTGCGCAAGGGATATGCGTAGCGAACAATCTGCCAATTAATCCGCCGCCAGGCGTGCCTTTCTGCCAGGCAATGCCTGGAATGCTGCTGAGCTGGCAGCAATGCCATTACTGCTGATGACCCATAGTATCGGAAAGCGCGCCACTGTTTGCGGACAGGGAGCAATGCCATCTGTAAAATAGATCAGTGCATCAGGTTGGAAGATGGTATTACCATAGTGTATAGGCGGATTGAAATCTGTGCCTCCACCACCTTTTATGAAAGCAGGCAGCTGGCCTTTATAAGGATAGGCATGTTGTACTTTAGCATCACATTCCACCACCATTATTTCGGCGCCTTGCCGCCACAGGTGATGTATTTCATTGAAGAATGCGGATACCTCGGACGCAGCAATACTACCGGATGTATCTATGGCTACCAGTAATTTTTGCTGCCGGCAGATTTTAATACCGGGATTGGTACCAAATCGCCTGGAAGGACGCTTCAACGTGTTGCGCACCTTCGTTCTGGCACTGCTGGCACCAAAAAGCTTTACCACCCGCCGCCAGTCGACCAGCGGTTTATTTTTGATCAGCAACCCATCCAGGTATTGCCTGATCCCCGCCGGCATACGGCCATAACTTTTTTCGTTGGTCCTTGACCGTGCCAGTTGCAACTGATGATCGATGTCCGCATCCATTAATGATTTATCAATATTATCAGCCGTATATATTTCCTTCCAGGCCTTATGGCGTTCCATCCCATGAGAATGTTCGGTGATCGCAGATAAGGTAGCCAGGCTCTCACTATCCTTAAACAGGGTCTCCTTATTCTCCTGCAGGTAACGCAGCTTTTCGTAGTAGTATTTCCAGCTTTGCCCCTGCTCCAGTAGTAGTTCCGGAAATTTATGCAGGAATACCGATTCGGGCGGCAACAGGGCATGATCTATATACTGGTTTACTACCAGGTCCATCGCAATATTAACGAGCAGCCTGTCCTTTCCCGGCTCATGAACCAGCGTATGCTTCAATACAATATGCAATACTTCATGCTTGACTACCCCATAACGGTGTCGCTTATCCGTAAAGAACTGGTCCCAGAACACGGGATTGACATACAGGGTATGGCCTCTACCTCTCAAACCTACCGCCATGGTACCGATAGGGCCGTCTGCCGCAACAATTTCCTTGTTGATAGTGGCAAAGAAATGTGAATAGAATGGTTCCTGGAGCAACAATTCAATGCTGGTACGGGTTACTTCTTCCAATATTCTGCGGTGATCTTCCAGGGTATTCATAGTAGAATTATTCGCTAATACTTTTATTGATAAAGGAATCAAAGTATCAAAAATATCTTTATATCTATCTCTTTTTAATAATAAATACTTTATAAAACTAAAAAAGTGGAAGTGCCAGACAGGCACACTCCACTTTACTTCACTGATAGTTTTACAGGAGCCGTTAACGAAAAGAGGCTTCAATAGCATTCAGCTGCTTCCATACCCGATGCTCCATTGGCTGCGGCGAAACATTTATAAAGAATACTGTTTTATCCGGCAACACACCATCTTTTCTAACGACCACCACATTCAAAGTCACAGGCTTTTGCTCCATATAATCCAGCATATAGATGGTGCCGGTAAATACATGTCCGGATTTATCTTTCTTTAGTTTCACCTGCGTAGGAAAAACTTTATCTGCGGGTATCTTCCTGGGTCCGATGTTACGCTTCACCAGCCCTTCGTAATAGGTGGTGAGACTACTTTTCAATTCCGCCTCATCAGGTGTCAGCTTTCCATCCAGCAACCAGCTATAGCAGTAAGACCAGTATTCCGGTGATTTACTATCGCCCCAACCAGGTGCAAACGACAACTCTTCCACTCCTTTCCCGGGAATAGTGGGTGCAAAATCAGGAGGGAAAGACAATAATTCCTTACTCCAGTTTTTTGGAACACTCAGCTGATAAGGTTTCTCCCAGTTGAGCGGATCGAAGATACCCATAGATTTCTTCAGCCATTTTACACATTCCATCTCCTCAATAATGGAGAAGGAGTTAGGGTTACGAACGCCGGTGGGCTGCATACCCGGCCTGGCACTAATAAACGCAGCCTTGTCATTACCCGCCAGCAGCAAGCGTTTTATAAACTCACTCCCATCAGGAATATTGGTATCATACAAACTATTTCTTCTGTTGACCAGCTGCCAGTTAATATCCGTATCGAAATAGACGCGTACCGCCATATCTTTCAGCAACTGCTCATTACCGGGTGTAGCACTGCTTACTATGAAAGGGCTCAGCTCACGGTACCTGGCAGCATTGGTATGAATGTCGCCATTTTCTGTACGCATTTTATCAAGCAGAAATTTTGCGTCGTTGACCTCCCCTTCGTAATAATCTTTTTTGATCGTGCCTTCCAAACGGTCCCAGAGCCGGAATAAATCTGTCGGACTATCAGCCACAAACACCGCCTTCGGCACGACAGGAACCTTATGTGTACCCGCTTTTGCCAGTTCTGCATACCGCAAAGCAATTGTTCCGGCGTAGTCATACGCACCAATTGCAAACTTTGCTGTATCAGCCTTATATTTCTGGATCACATGGGTGATCACCTGGTTCAACTTATCTACTGTAAAACTATCTGCATATATTTTTTGTCGGGTAGATACCAGGATAGTAAGAATATCATTTGCTGCTGCTACCGCAGCAAGATTTGTTTCAGGCACCATGGCTTCCGGCGGGCCAAAACTACGCAGTAAAACCAGCACGCCGTTAATGTTTTCCGAATTGGGCTTTACTGCCAGGTAGTAATCCTTGTCATTGAAAACTACCTTTTCAGTTTGCTGTGCAAACACATGGAACGGGCCCAGGAGGCAGATGAACGTAAACAACAATCTTCTTATCATGGTTATATGCTGGTTTTCATCTCCTTAAATTATAAAAAATGCCTGTAGATATTTTATAATCTTCTTTATACTAATCTTGTAGCCAGTGCCAACTATCTCCAGGTAAAAATAAAAACATAACATAAGCTTAAAACCGCTGTCTGTTTAAAAAAAGTATTTTGCCCCGCGTTTGATAATTTACAGTGGTATGCAAGATGTAGCGCTCATCCGAAATGGAGACCAGAAAGCTTTTGAACAATGTTTTAACCAGCATTGGCCCTCCCTGTATGCATTTGCTTTTAAAACACTGGGCAACTCCGCTGACGCCAAAGACGTGGTGCAGCAGGTATTTATATCGATATGGGCCAGGAGAGATAAACTCCAGATCAATACCTCACTGGAAGGCTATCTGCACCAGGCCGTGAAATACCAGTCGCTCAAAAAACTGCAGGAAATGCTGGGCCGTCCGGAAAACCTGGACCATGTACAGGAATTTATTCTGCCGGTATTAAATGATATATGGGAGAAGATGGATACTGCGGATGTTTTTAAAGAAATAGACCAGCAGCTCGACCTCCTGCCCCCCAAAACCAAAGAAATATTTCTACTAAGCAGAAAACACCAGCTCTCCATTACAGAAATTTCGGGCAAACTGAATCTATCCGAAAAAACTGTCCGAAACCAGCTCCACATTGCGTTAAAGGCACTTCGACATCATATAGCCGTTGCCGTTGTAATGACCCAGTTACTGAGTTAACAATTCCGTAACACACTTCTTCGGGACAAGCATCCCCTTTTCCGGAACATATGTGTAGAAGAATGTTCCGATGAATATTGTACAACTGAAGAGAATACTGAATAATTATCTGTCTGGCAGGGCTCCTGCCAAAGAAAGGCAGCTGATAGACCAATACCTGCAACAGGCATGGGATAACCGTGAAGTACCGGAAGATACCGAAGTACAACGCCTGGAAGTATTGGATCATCTTCGTACAGCCATGCGCCCACGTATGTACCTGCGCTGGATATCTGCTGCTGCAGCCAGTATCCTCCTGATGGTAACAGCGGGTACTGCCTGGCATTACAGCGAAGAAATCGAAGAATGGGTACATCCTATACCTTTAAAACAGGTGTATGCAGACAAATACCGCGTTCAGAAAGTAATGCTGCCCGACAGTTCTGTTGCCGTCCTCAATGGCGGTACTATCATTGAATTCCCCAGTACCTTCCACGGCAAAAACCGTACAGTGAAAGTCAATGGAGAAGCTTATTTCGATGTGGTACCCGACAAACATCCCTTTGTCATCAGTAGTCCGAATCTTCGTGTAACCGTACTCGGTACCTCCTTTGTGCTGGCAGACAGCCTCCACAACGGCCAGCCTAAAGTGAGTGTAAAAACCGGTAAGGTAGCAGTATCAGTAGCCAGCATTGTACAACAGGTAGGCGCTTCGGAAGAACTCGTATATAACCTGCAGCAAAATCAGCTCAACCTGTTTCGTCAGCAGGAAATCAATACAGACTGGATCACCAAAAGTATGGTGTTTAACGACAACACCCTGCAGGAAGTATTCAATACACTGGAACATGTCTATCACATCGATATCCGCTGCGATAATGACAGTATCCGTCACCAACGCTTTACAGGAGCATTTGAAGCCAGCGATACGCTGGATGATATGCTGAAAGTATTAACTGTATCCTACAGATTACACATGACTAAAAACCACAACAGCATCGTAATCAGATAACCTGCTTTATTCTATTTCTACTGAGCGGCCACACCAGTGCGGCCGCAACGGGATTGCTATTTCTAAAATTCAGCTCAAATGAAGGAAAAAATTTTACTCGGATGTATGCTGTCGCTGCTCCTCTTCTCCACCCCATCCCATGCACAGGATGTACAACAGAAGAAGGTCAGCGTCAGTTTCAAAAATGAACCGGTTGTCAGGTGCCTGAACATCCTGCAACAACGCAATGGTGTTACCTTTTTTTATAATCCTGCCGACTTAAAAGCAGTAGAGAAGAAGGTGACGGCGGATATCAGTAATAAGTCCATCGCAGATGTCCTGCACCTGTTGCTGGAAAATACCGGTCTGGAATATGAAGTAGTAGATGGTAAAAAGGTAGTGATCCGCAAGGCTATTCCCAGGCAAAGCACACCACGTACACCGCAGAAACGTACCCTGAACGGTGTGGTAACCGATGCCGCCAAACATACGCCCATAGGCAAGGCAGAGGTAATGATCCAGAGCACGGGCACCGTAGTTACCGCAGATGAAACCGGTCATTTCTCGGCAGAAGTAAAGGATACCACCGATGTACTCGTCGTATATTTTGCAGGATATACCACGAAAACGCTCCGGGCAGGCGCTGCCAGTGTAATGACTATCAGCCTGGCTGCTGATAACAAAACCCTCAGCGGTGTTACGGTAGAAGCACGCCGCCGCGCCAACACAGAGGTGATGATGCTCAATGACCGTAAGAATGCCGCTGTAATTTCCGATGGTATCTCTGCGCAGCAAATGGAACGTACGGCCAGCGTGACCACCACACAGGCTTTACAGCGTGTATCCGGCGTTACCATCACGGATGATAAGTACATTGCCATCCGCGGCCTCGGCGACCGTAGTGTTATCGGACAGCTGAACGGTGTGCGCCTGGCCTCTTCAGACCCCGACAGAAGTGCACTGCCACTGGATCTCGTACCTGCGTCACTGTTAGATAATATCACCATCTATAAATCTATTACACCAGATAAACCTGCGGATGCTGCGGCAGGTATCGTAGAGCTGAAAACGAAGTCGGTGCCTGAGCATGAGCTGTTCAGCATCACCGTGCAAAGCGGTAAAAACTCACAGACAGGCAATGGTGTCAACAGCTTTTATAATAGCGACATGGGGTTTCTGGGAGATAAAGTGAAAAATAAACAACTGTCGGAGGATTTTAAAAATCTTTCTAACCAATATCCCGGAGGATTAAAAGAAATACAACAGCTGATCACTGACAGCCGCAACAGTCCTGCAAAGGCTGCGGAAGCCAATCGTATCAACAACATCATGCACAGCTTCGACCCTGT
Protein-coding sequences here:
- a CDS encoding TlpA disulfide reductase family protein, coding for MKTIRFILLSALFICAGLHVVKAQSFFKLEGKINVDTGTVTMLPAGDDAYYPGGKGKYTAHIEGGRFVISDTCSYPYQFRLYVRKSPVAVYVSDYFLVEPGAQQVTCDFNASGKIPELENKNTIERKQELLPAFVQTDNYRDSIRNIFFALGKEHKLTDSITANYNHQHDSIIINRKKILNNYVISHPDSYAALWELVLRLKDSYDELYKQAFDRLSPAVRASYTGTALKRRLDQAAITAIGAKFPSLALADTSNAPVKLLGGSKEKYTLIDFWFSHCSACISEFEEYRKIYATYNARGFTIKGVSTDNKAMIPAWKEAIAKYQLTWPQYLDLAGVKAADLSVEAFPTNFLLDSEGRIIKRDISTAELAQFLSAKLK
- a CDS encoding leucine-rich repeat domain-containing protein, which gives rise to MNADKHISFNPYSHHLSIYDYNGVLPPLQEDFFLQYPLVKELTIHIKGCTSLPASFDTLLHLEKLDIGINIKTFPESISQMQYLRSLRLNSSNMDFNKEASRLATLPVLEELILVGYRGNTFPYNISLLQSLTDLHLPEKKKNTGKVPEIIQLIKSLPKLKKLDIQIGGKEDANVLLAMENIPLLDRLERLDYHNYGVSQLTIGLTRHVKMASDYGNIIPGFREQTANKSFSDFQLQVLFGLASQNITALNKLLPNSLEAAIREQRKVTLRLLEKLKGESMKSINEKLQPHGIKADNKADGEGVIVVIGNSTTVEQLLPFLAGNVEVITADQLKQVLVSGADHWLLQEENESSNTHLLQLLTSNQAENYALAFEIIATGGANKTIQSILAAVMLAHTDQDISKKATSLYTKFGSPSFLQHIKGSRRLSLRMGGDTDYKLNYILRNPDIDNMIFRFMHHTIAATISTEGRKTFSMKGVKGLSLPPETIYFTDIQNWHFEGCEQFDIDAAIRVLRDMPTCKELLLNKCNIVIPAAIGALTQLERLEIAYNSVEDGSILQPLERLTTLDVSGLKLKNWEWLDAFKQLETLCLGYNQLTQVPAAVFNMSKLEKLELKYNKLTKLPEELAQLSGLQDLDFSNNQISQFPYFLAKFNLSKLLLRSNKIAQIDTELLYAANGNAAISWDTLNLSRNGLQTLSFKADKTSFSHLDISHNQLTVLDATLFTSRLREFYANDNNITALPEAAVVSSYYDYFWIHNNQITELPAHFARTRIQNCDLSNNAIASIHPDFATHGAERYNRLYWKIQNNYLGKMTEMGGMYIKDQKKV
- a CDS encoding AAA family ATPase; translated protein: MSKNQQFNFSTYGAKVNADHVQRLLEHVTQQHLSGTETRRPTPVCIWGLHGIGKTELVRDFAHNQGFQFVYIAPAQFEEMGDLLGMPRIAHANANDTTQFAAPDWVPTTPGPGIFLIDDVNRADDRILRGIMQLLQNYELVSWRFPPGWMIVLTANPDGGDYSVSAMDDAMLTRMMHVTMEFDVKTWARWAEGAGIDPRGINFVLTYPEIVSGSRTTPRSLVQFFHALAPIKDLRANLDLVKILGDGCLDESTTVAFITFINMDMDKLIPPEEILNAPNFQVIEGQLKELVDGTTKRMDILSVMMTRLTNHLLNMKEELKAKAFENLQAFILLPFIPNDLRLAMAQELVSSTNKSLKKLYGIPAIAKLLLTKM
- a CDS encoding VWA-like domain-containing protein gives rise to the protein MNTLEDHRRILEEVTRTSIELLLQEPFYSHFFATINKEIVAADGPIGTMAVGLRGRGHTLYVNPVFWDQFFTDKRHRYGVVKHEVLHIVLKHTLVHEPGKDRLLVNIAMDLVVNQYIDHALLPPESVFLHKFPELLLEQGQSWKYYYEKLRYLQENKETLFKDSESLATLSAITEHSHGMERHKAWKEIYTADNIDKSLMDADIDHQLQLARSRTNEKSYGRMPAGIRQYLDGLLIKNKPLVDWRRVVKLFGASSARTKVRNTLKRPSRRFGTNPGIKICRQQKLLVAIDTSGSIAASEVSAFFNEIHHLWRQGAEIMVVECDAKVQHAYPYKGQLPAFIKGGGGTDFNPPIHYGNTIFQPDALIYFTDGIAPCPQTVARFPILWVISSNGIAASSAAFQALPGRKARLAAD
- a CDS encoding RNA polymerase sigma factor; translation: MQDVALIRNGDQKAFEQCFNQHWPSLYAFAFKTLGNSADAKDVVQQVFISIWARRDKLQINTSLEGYLHQAVKYQSLKKLQEMLGRPENLDHVQEFILPVLNDIWEKMDTADVFKEIDQQLDLLPPKTKEIFLLSRKHQLSITEISGKLNLSEKTVRNQLHIALKALRHHIAVAVVMTQLLS
- a CDS encoding FecR family protein, yielding MNIVQLKRILNNYLSGRAPAKERQLIDQYLQQAWDNREVPEDTEVQRLEVLDHLRTAMRPRMYLRWISAAAASILLMVTAGTAWHYSEEIEEWVHPIPLKQVYADKYRVQKVMLPDSSVAVLNGGTIIEFPSTFHGKNRTVKVNGEAYFDVVPDKHPFVISSPNLRVTVLGTSFVLADSLHNGQPKVSVKTGKVAVSVASIVQQVGASEELVYNLQQNQLNLFRQQEINTDWITKSMVFNDNTLQEVFNTLEHVYHIDIRCDNDSIRHQRFTGAFEASDTLDDMLKVLTVSYRLHMTKNHNSIVIR